One Gordonia mangrovi genomic region harbors:
- a CDS encoding glycosyltransferase family 39 protein: protein MTTVLERPGASTPGDPPPPAGRRGRRVADKPRPRRAVRWSPFALTGLLITTAVLYLWNLAASGYANTFYAAAAQAGSQSWTAWFFGSLDSANFITVDKPPASLWVTGLSVRLFGMNSWAVLVPQALMGVAAVALLYCAMRRTFADPRHGTAAGLIAGGVLAFTPAAALMFRFNNPDALLVLLMVAAGYALIRAIATNSGRWLALVGVALGFAFLTKMLQGLLVLPAFGLAYLVFANNRWLTRIGHLIGATVALIVSAGWFVLATILVPASARPYIGGSTDNTFMDLVWGYNGVGRISGGSGGGGGMGGGQAGGSFGGSTGLNRLFSSEMGNEISWLLPVALLAVVFAAYLMVRSFPIFRSTGGISRVEGGAVVAWGGWLLVTGLIFSFMSGTIHPYYTVALAPAVAAMVGMGGVFAWRRRDHWDGRLALAGMIGLAAGWSIVLLNRNDFGPVWCRWLIGAVAAASIVALLAGSMMAWRKVVAGAVIAGALAGFGGTAAFSIATAATAHSGSIPNAVQTSMESGGMGGPGGGTPPTGAPDGTGQDGAGQSATDQAGAGQNAAGQDGGRGAGGPGGMGDISSNTELVDLLTSTDTTWAAATNGSQSASGIEIATGTAVMAIGGWSGDPAPTLEQFIEYVNDGQIGYYIGGGQGGPGGNSEIAEWVAQNYTATTVGDTTVYKLS from the coding sequence CCCGACCGCGACGCGCGGTCCGCTGGAGCCCGTTCGCGCTGACCGGGCTGCTGATCACCACGGCCGTCCTCTATCTGTGGAACCTCGCGGCCAGCGGCTACGCCAACACGTTCTATGCCGCCGCCGCGCAGGCGGGCTCGCAGAGCTGGACCGCCTGGTTCTTCGGGTCGCTCGACTCGGCCAACTTCATCACCGTCGACAAACCGCCCGCCTCGCTCTGGGTGACCGGCCTGTCGGTGCGGTTGTTCGGGATGAACAGCTGGGCGGTGCTGGTACCGCAGGCCCTGATGGGTGTGGCCGCGGTTGCGTTGCTGTACTGCGCGATGCGGCGGACCTTTGCCGACCCACGTCACGGCACTGCCGCCGGCCTCATCGCGGGCGGTGTACTGGCCTTCACCCCGGCAGCGGCACTGATGTTCCGGTTCAACAACCCGGACGCGCTGCTGGTGCTGCTGATGGTCGCGGCCGGCTACGCACTGATCCGCGCGATCGCCACCAACTCGGGTCGCTGGCTGGCCCTGGTCGGTGTGGCGCTCGGCTTCGCCTTCCTCACCAAGATGCTGCAGGGCCTGCTGGTGCTGCCGGCCTTCGGACTCGCCTACCTGGTGTTCGCGAACAACCGGTGGCTCACGCGCATCGGGCATCTCATCGGTGCGACCGTGGCACTCATCGTCTCCGCCGGGTGGTTCGTGCTCGCGACGATCCTGGTGCCGGCTTCGGCGCGTCCCTACATCGGCGGCTCCACCGACAACACCTTCATGGATCTTGTCTGGGGATACAACGGCGTCGGTCGCATCAGCGGAGGGTCCGGCGGCGGAGGTGGCATGGGCGGCGGCCAGGCGGGTGGCTCGTTCGGCGGCTCGACCGGACTCAACCGATTGTTCAGCTCGGAGATGGGCAACGAGATCTCCTGGCTGCTCCCGGTTGCCTTGCTCGCCGTGGTGTTCGCCGCCTACCTGATGGTGCGTAGCTTCCCGATCTTCCGATCGACCGGCGGCATCAGCCGCGTCGAGGGCGGCGCAGTGGTGGCCTGGGGCGGCTGGCTGCTGGTCACCGGACTCATCTTCAGCTTCATGAGTGGCACCATCCACCCGTACTACACGGTGGCGTTGGCCCCCGCAGTCGCCGCAATGGTCGGCATGGGCGGCGTGTTCGCCTGGCGGCGGCGTGACCACTGGGATGGCCGGCTCGCGCTGGCCGGGATGATCGGGCTCGCAGCCGGCTGGTCCATCGTGCTGTTGAACCGCAACGACTTCGGGCCCGTGTGGTGCCGCTGGCTGATCGGTGCGGTGGCGGCGGCCAGCATCGTCGCCCTGCTCGCCGGCAGCATGATGGCCTGGCGCAAGGTGGTTGCCGGAGCCGTGATCGCCGGTGCGCTCGCCGGATTCGGCGGTACCGCGGCCTTCTCGATCGCCACGGCCGCCACCGCGCACAGCGGGTCCATCCCGAACGCCGTGCAGACCTCGATGGAATCGGGTGGCATGGGTGGACCCGGCGGTGGTACCCCGCCGACCGGCGCGCCCGACGGGACCGGGCAAGACGGGGCCGGTCAGAGTGCGACCGACCAGGCCGGCGCCGGCCAGAACGCCGCGGGCCAGGATGGCGGCCGGGGCGCCGGTGGACCCGGTGGGATGGGCGACATCTCGTCCAATACCGAGCTGGTCGACCTGCTGACATCGACCGACACGACGTGGGCGGCCGCGACGAACGGCTCGCAGTCGGCGTCGGGCATCGAGATCGCGACCGGCACAGCGGTGATGGCGATCGGCGGGTGGAGCGGTGACCCGGCACCCACGCTGGAGCAGTTCATCGAGTACGTGAACGACGGTCAGATCGGCTACTACATCGGTGGTGGCCAGGGCGGACCCGGCGGCAATTCGGAGATCGCCGAGTGGGTGGCGCAGAACTACACCGCCACCACGGTCGGCGACACCACGGTGTACAAGCTGAGCTGA
- a CDS encoding alpha/beta fold hydrolase, giving the protein MDDRITEFANGPYTFDVLDDGPVAGAPVILLHGFPQRATAWELVAPRLHANGLRTLAPDLRGYSPRARPSARRDYRMSEIVGDVIALIDTLGADTVDLVGHDWGGMAAWAVAARRPERIATLTVASTPHPSAFVRAMPRGQVLRSWYMAAFNIPKVPEWFLTRMFRSADGGARMGLPEPFASRVRADIVDSGALPGALNWYRGMPFWNRADRRTGRVRVPTTYVWGDGDFALGRAAAEMTSGYVDAPYEFRILHDADHWLPEARPDELAAAIVDRVTA; this is encoded by the coding sequence ATGGACGACCGCATCACCGAATTCGCCAATGGGCCCTACACCTTCGATGTGCTCGACGACGGGCCGGTCGCTGGTGCACCGGTGATCCTGCTGCACGGCTTTCCGCAGCGTGCGACGGCGTGGGAGCTCGTCGCACCGAGGTTGCACGCCAACGGGTTACGCACTCTTGCCCCCGACCTGCGGGGATACTCACCCCGAGCACGTCCGTCGGCGCGACGCGACTACCGCATGAGTGAGATCGTGGGCGACGTGATCGCGTTGATCGACACCCTCGGTGCCGACACCGTCGATCTCGTCGGCCACGACTGGGGCGGCATGGCGGCCTGGGCGGTGGCGGCCCGCCGGCCTGAGCGCATCGCCACCCTGACCGTGGCCTCGACTCCGCACCCCTCCGCATTCGTCCGGGCGATGCCGCGTGGACAGGTGTTGCGGTCCTGGTACATGGCCGCCTTCAACATCCCGAAAGTGCCGGAGTGGTTCCTGACCCGGATGTTCCGATCAGCGGACGGCGGTGCGCGGATGGGGCTGCCCGAACCGTTCGCGAGCCGCGTGCGAGCCGACATCGTCGATTCGGGTGCGCTGCCTGGTGCGCTGAACTGGTATCGGGGCATGCCCTTCTGGAACCGAGCGGACCGTCGAACCGGACGTGTCCGGGTGCCCACCACCTACGTCTGGGGCGACGGGGATTTCGCGCTCGGCCGGGCGGCAGCGGAGATGACGTCGGGCTACGTGGACGCACCGTACGAGTTCCGGATCCTCCACGACGCCGATCACTGGCTTCCGGAGGCACGACCGGACGAGCTGGCTGCCGCGATCGTCGACCGTGTCACCGCATGA